In Triplophysa rosa linkage group LG18, Trosa_1v2, whole genome shotgun sequence, a genomic segment contains:
- the noc3l gene encoding nucleolar complex protein 3 homolog has protein sequence MAPATKRNKKRKPSFRKLLKTSNLKLENKLKNRQFKQQSTAKKHRKEQRKLRQAITTVSHQTVKPLERYKKTPEEEEDEEEEFLESLPVDMMEDEDLEQMKAMAQKASFLTRDLSSSAPVHSKKRRSERPVVKYEKMPRKMQQQEEKELIHLLPIKDKSGLIPQSIEKPAAQTTEEEPEAGEPEEMQEEEPDVGPALSPREQLDLRLQKLTEKKLRIAGLGSAVLADPHVNIKKLKELRGMLMETDPCIAVTVRKFVTVSLMEIFKDIVPSYRIRPLTDTEKNTKVKKETQQLREFEEGLVSQFKFYLEDLEQVVKDWKQKKLKSSRAVSLDSYKGLAAVAIRCICELLVALPHFNFHNNIIVMVVPLMNDADRKVSEMCCEAVKAMLKQDKMGQASLAAVKVISGVVKSRNYNVKPEILKVLLSLRIKEVDMKKDAKDIAPKKTFMTLKEKKKNLSRMKRKWKKAEEKLEKELLEVEASESQGLKIKLHTETLNIVFLIYFRILKKAQKSVLLPAVLEGLAKFAHVINLEFFDDLLAVLHSLIVTGDLTYRESLHCILTSFHILSGQGDVLNIDPLKFYSHLYKTLLTLHAGGANEDMAIVLQCLDVMLTKRRKQVTLQRAQAFVKRLSTLTLHVLHDSAVGILAANRTLLHTFPKCDILLDNEMQGSGVYLPELDEPEYCNPQNTSLWELHLQKRHYHPMVRRYAAHLMAGAPSEGSGALSVDLSRRTPVQLFEDYSVKNMTFKPSVPAQPSKKKIERFTIGQAFLDSELQQQINAALQTHGDDTRLDFNPQCSPATSMIVNKA, from the exons ATGGCTCCG GCTaccaaaagaaacaaaaagaggAAGCCGAGCTTCCGCAAGCTGCTGAAGACCAGCAACCTGAAGCTGGAGAACAAACTGAAGAACCGTCAGTTTAAACAGCAGAGCACGGCCAAGAAACATCGCAAAGAACAGAGAAAACTCCGGCAGGCCATCACGACTGTTTCCCATCAGACCGTCAAACCTCTGGAGCGATATAAGAAGACACCAG AGGAAGAAGAAGATGAGGAGGAAGAGTTCCTGGAGTCTCTGCCTGTGGACATGATGGAGGATGAAGATCTGGAACAGATGAAAGCCATGGCACAGAAAGCGTCCTTCCTCACGCGAGACCTCTCCTCCAG CGCTCCGGTACACTCCAAGAAGCGTCGATCGGAGCGGCCGGTGGTGAAGTATGAGAAGATGCCCAGAAAGATGCAGCAGCAGGAGGAGAAAGAGCTCATTCATCTTCTGCCCATCAAAGACAAGAGCGGCCTCATCCCTCAGTCCATAGAGAaaccag CTGCGCAGACGACGGAAGAAGAGCCGGAGGCTGGGGAACCGGAAGAGATGCAGGAAG AGGAGCCCGACGTCGGCCCCGCGTTAAGCCCTCGTGAACAACTGGACCTGCGTCTGCAGAAACTGACGGAGAAGAAACTGCGGATCGCAGGTTTGGGCTCAGCGGTGCTGGCAGATCCTCACGTCAAC ATCAAGAAGCTGAAGGAGTTGAGGGGCATGCTGATGGAGACGGACCCCTGCATCGCCGTCACTGTCAGGAAGTTTGTCACGGTTTCCCTCATGGAAATATTTAAAGACATCGTTCCGTCGTATCGCATCCGACCCCTGACCGACACCGAGAAGAACACAAAG GTGAAGAAAGAGACGCAGCAGCTGCGGGAGTTTGAGGAAGGTCTCGTGAGTCAGTTTAAGTTTTATCTGGAGGATCTGGAGCAGGTTGTGAAAG ACTGGAAGCAGAAGAAACTGAAGAGCAGTCGTGCCGTGTCTCTGGACAGTTATAAAGGTCTGGCTGCGGTGGCCATCCGGTGCATCTGTGAACTTCTGGTCGCTCTGCCTCACTTCAACTTCCACAACAACATCATAGTCATGGTGGTTCCTCTGATGAACGACGCCGACAGGAAG gtgtcaGAGATGTGTTGTGAGGCGGTCAAGGCGATGTTGAAGCAGGATAAAATGGGTCAGGCATCGCTGGCAGCTGTGAAGGTCATCTCTGGTGTGGTCAAGAGCAGAAACTATAACGTCAAACCGGAG ATCTTGAAGGTCCTTCTGTCTCTGAGGATTAAAGAGGTGGACATGAAGAAAGATGCTAAAGATATAGCTCCCAAAAAGACATTCATGACTTTgaaagagaagaagaagaatctGTCCAGAATGAAACGCAAG TGGAAGAAAGCCGAGGAGAAGCTGGAGAAAGAACTTCTGGAAGTGGAAGCGTCAGAGAGTCAAGGCCTCAAGATTAAACTG CACACAGAGACGCTGAACATCGTGTTTCTCATCTACTTCAGAATACTGAAGAAAGCTCAGAAGTCTGTTTTACTGCCCGCCGTTTTAGAGGGTCTGGCAAA GTTTGCTCATGTCATAAACCTGGAGTTCTTCGATGATTTGTTGGCGGTTCTTCACTCTCTCATCGTGACGGGT GATCTGACATATCGAGAGAGTCTTCACTGCATCCTCACATCCTTCCACATTCTCTCGGGACAAG GTGACGTCCTCAACATCGACCCGCTGAAATTCTACAGCCACTTGTACAAAACCCTGCTGACGCTGCACGCCG GGGGAGCGAACGAGGACATGGCCATCGTGCTGCAGTGTTTGGACGTGATGCTGACCAAGCGCAGGAAGCAGGTGACCCTACAGAGGGCGCAGGCCTTTGTCAAGAGACTGAGCACGCTGACGCTGCACGTGCTGCACGACTCCGCTGTGGGCATCCTGGCAGCAAACAGGACACTGCTGCAC ACTTTCCCCAAGTGTGATATACTGCTGGATAATGAGATGCAGGGCAGCGGTGTGTATCTTCCAGAGCTGGACGAGCCCGAGTATTGTAACCCACAAAACACATCGCTGTGGGAACTTCACCTGCAGAAG AGACACTATCACCCAATGGTGAGGAGGTACGCCGCTCATCTGATGGCAGGAGCGCCCAGTGAAGGTTCTGGAGCTCTCAGCGTTGACCTCAGcagaag AACACCGGTGCAGCTCTTTGAAGACTACAGTGTTAAAAACATGACGTTTAAGCCTTCTGTCCCAGCACAGCCCTCCAAgaaaaag ATTGAACGCTTCACCATCGGACAAGCGTTTTTGGATTCTGAGCTGCAGCAACAGATCAACGCTGCTCTTCAAACGCATGGAGATGACACAAGATTAGATTTTAACCCTCAATGTTCACCGGCGACCTCTATGATTGTAAATAAGGCCTGA